The region CAATTTTGTTAAACAATGTTCCCCCACCGAATCAATTGAGGTCGGGCACTACCTGGCAGCAATTGAAATCCTTTGGTCAATGCAGTTTGGATTCAAGGACGTGCAGATGTTCCTTCTCAAACCAAATCTCGATGTGCTTCTTAATTTGGTTGGATTGCACTACTGCATTAATTGGCTCGAAGTTCCGGTAATTATAGCTATAACCTGCcttattttcttgttcttattagGTTGGATGCATTACTGCATTAATTGGCTTGAAGTTCTGCTGAGTACTCCTATCAGTATATACTGTTCTCCATCACTattctcttctattttcttccatAGACCATGGTCTAGTAACTATAAAGCTTTGTTAAATGAAAGCAATTGAATAGGATCTCAACTTTCTTTTAGTTTCAGAATTGTGAATTGTATAGTGGGATATGCATACTGTTCTAGGGGGTTGGATAAGTGATGGATTAACAGACTGGGAAGGCTCATCGTACTGATGAGTACCCCTTAAATAGGTGAAATTTCACAATTTGTTGTGTTCGAGGCAGAGGGACAATTTCAGTTTTCTTCCCTTGAAAAGTGTGACAAAACATTTgttaatgaattttgagataagTGCAAAATTTGCATGTGCAGTTAGGGACACAAGCTTATGACTTAGGTGCATCTGTATTAATTTCCTACCCCACCAGGGCTACTATTTGTAGTAAAGATGGAAGGGGGCATGGTTATCACACACAGTTTTTATTTGCAGTGAGATATGGATATAGATGTTTTGATACATGTATGGACAGGTTGCTTAAACTTCAGAATTAGCTTGTCCTCACCTAGTTTTTGTTGAGTCAAGCATTACAGAAACTAGTTTGAAATATGACCTAACCAATTGAAGTATGGTGCTCTGGAGTAGTGGTCTTTTTGGCTCAGCTGTGCCCCTACTCTGAATAGTCAAACAAAGGGTGGCAAAGTGGATCATGATTATGGAAACCACCAAAACAAACAAACGAAAAACAGAAACAATTCCTGGTGCTTTTCTTGCTTACACTTATTGTCAAGTGTGTGGGAGCCTGCTTTTTTTATCCTTGTATAAGAATTGATTAGAAAACTTCTCACAATCTATAGAGTTCAATGGTATACAGAACTTTTGATATTGATGATCGTATGATTACCACTAGGGAaggattttatatttttttggggtTGGGTTTGCACTTTTGCTACCAATGCATTCACTTTGGGGTGCATTAGCTATGAGGAAGCGTGGATAATATTGGTATGTGCCTTCCACTTTTGCTTTCTGTGGACAAGCAACAACCCTGCATTTGAGCTGTTAAGAGAATGTTAAACATATATGTTTTTCCTTGCAGGCCGAATGCCTTATCGAAGCGCTCAATAGCTGCAAGATTGAAGGACGGAAAGTGCGTGTTCAATGGTGGAAGTTAGGGCGGTGGTCTTATGGCTTCCGCTTGCAGGACGAGACTCATTCCCGTAACATCTCGTTGGAAGATTTTGCCATGGCTAAAGAAGAGGAAGTTCTAGGAGTGCTTCGCCGGGGTGCGATTTACGAGGTGCGTCGTGTGCAGATTTCCGTTGCTAAACCCACACGCACTCTTTGGTCATGCCAAACCTCACAAGCTCCAACCTAAAGAGGTTGTTGTCTGTTTGACAAGACTAGTGTGGCTGATAACCTCCCTCTCTGCTGGGTTTGGCTTTTGTACATTGGtgtctatatataatatatttatatatgtatgcatgtgttTATATGGTCCATTTGCATCTGTACATCCAACTATCCAACAGATTTACCTTTTTCATCCAATTTAGTTGCTCCTCAAAAAGTTCTTAGTGCCATCCTATTTTCCTGTAGAAATGTTGGTTGTTTGGTAATGCGATTGAAACAGGTATAGGTTTTGTTATTGACAGTGGTTTTTGGTTTAATTAGGAAACCTACATCTTGGGCAAGTTTGATAACTTGTCTTTCATGACTAGTTCTAGGAAGTGGAATAAAGGGCTTCTCTTCACAGGTCGGAGGAGGAGGTTCATTTTTTGTATACAGTCTTATCCTTGTTTTACAGAACAGATAGGTTATTTCCAGTCTTAGAGCATCTCAAATAGAGCACCAAATTGGTGTCCAGCCATTTTGGTGTTAAAATGCTATCTGGTGTTGGGCACAAACTCCAATCtccaaatttggtgttgagtgaATACTATAACACCAAATTGATGTTATATTATTCACCAACaccaaatttcttttttaattttatttctaattttgccccTTTTGctataatttcaaaacaaattattctttttatatcttttattacttttattatatttgtatattttaattaacaattagaaatgtaaattaaattattataaaaaatatataccgatataaatattttattaagatctataaaatgagtataatattgaatatattttaatatatctaatatattttataaatatcatgttaatataaaataaactaattttgtttatgcatatgaaagttttttatttcaataattatttgagataaaaaaaatattcttaatgtaaaaatttaataatataataaaaaataataacattttcattaacttaaattaaaaatacaatatgaaagtagaaaaaaaaattaaaataaaaaaataataacgtGGCTTAAAAGTTAGGTAGTGTTATGTAGTAAAATTAGTTGTGAAATAAGTGGGGGAAAAAAATGTGGATAAAAGAAGGtgaaaaaattagttgaaattttAAGTGAGAAAAACATTTATGGGAAAAAatagtttgtttgatttaaaatattagttgaaaaaatgagatggataaataattaggtggatgtttattagtttgataaaagttaggtgaaaataattaattaaaaaattagttagaaaattaattaggataacatattttgtaaaaaatttaaaaaaaaatgagattaattattaattttttataaaatgtgactaattatttttaataatattaagcaaaattaaataaattaattaaacaattatttataaaatattctttaaagatgCTTTTTACACCAATTTAGTGTTGAGAAGGTTGGAGACAACACAAaattgatattaaaaaatttggagTAAACCACTGATTGACACTAACATAGAGTATCATCAAATTTGGTGTTAACATTAGAGATGCTGTTGATCTTCAATCACAAATGAGCAACATTACTATTGCCATCATATCAAAGCTcacaaaaaggtaaaaaaaacgAAGAAGATCAGCTGAGTTGTTCAAGAAGAGCTATTCAACACAAAATATGAATCTTGGAATTAGGAAGTAGTCAATGGTTGGATTGTAATCTTAAAACCATAACTACGTACATAAAAAAAATGGGCATCCGAGTATTTTTGGCTCTCCTTGCATTATTGTGAGGTTAGGTTAGGGGTTCGACGTCTCTGTACAGACACTAGTCATGTCATTATTTTTGGGAAAAGAGGGGTCTCAACTCAATACTAGAAGGAAGGACCCCATAACCTTTCAATCACGATAACTACATAATAAAACTTCCAAACAAAAATCATTCATTTCCCccagaagaaaataaaataggtGTTATTGGCCAAACCATGCAGATCGAGATGAAAAAGATAGGAAGGAGCACATGCACTTGTTGCAGCGGCGACAGCTCCGGCTCCGGCTCCGGTTAATGGCACCTGTAGACGTAGAGTTTCCGGTACCTGGGAGTGGGTGAAGTGCAGAGCATTAGGATGACAAGAGCTAGAACAATCAGCAAGAGGATGCCCTTCACATCAAAACCTTCATCATCTTCTGTGGAGCAACACGTCTTCCCCATGGCCAAAGCTCTAATTGTCTCTGTTTAATTTCTCTGCAAACTcgggatgatgatgatgatggtgatatatagagagagagagagagatgtaaaTTATTAAGGAGATTTGGGTTGTGGGTTGTCTTTTGCTAAGCAGTGATTGGTCTGTGGTTAATTGGGTATGTCTTGTTTTAGAGTCTAGCTGACTTATTTGTTTGGTTTCTTGCAGTAGTTGGGCATCTTCCTTTGATTTATTTCCACCATCATTATTGAAGTAATTTTCCATCGTTCGGACCTGAAAGTCTGCATCAAAATTATTGGTTCATGTATCTTGCgttgatttttaattgattcCACACCGCCATGGTTGTTGAAGTTCTTAAAAAAGTAGATGGAATACTACTAATTCATCTCACCTTCTTCTAGCTTTTGAATGCGCTAAATTAGTGTGGGGTAGTATAGGTTGGTAAAGGTATCGATTTTGTTAAAAGCATCAATTTTGGGCTAGCTAGGGTTCAGTTTACCTTTCTCATTTGTTTTGCTACTCTAGCCTTTTGCAACAATTTCTttgaatctttttcttcttggttCCATTGTTATCGTCACACTTCATCGCACTCCTTCTCTCATCATCGTACCTTGCCACCACACTCTTTCTCTTCCTGTCGTACCCTACCATTACTCGGACCATTTCGATTCATCCAATCAAACCAACTAACTCGTGACCCAGTGACCCAATTAATAAACCAGTTTGTTGTCCGatccaatttttaaaatattgataatAACAAAGTTAAAGTAATTTAATACAATATCTAAAACATTATTAAGAGATCTtgtttacaaaatttataaaaatttctacGAGAAAAGTAGATGGAAGAATTTTGAGtaaaaaaagactaaaaaatttgataaaaaaaccTTTAGAaatgatataaattataaaattatacacAAACTCAAACCGAGTCTACGGTATTCATTCACACATTTCACGAGTCGTTGGCATTTTGGAAAGGTCTTTCTTTACTATTTATTTAATCTCTTGAGTTTGAGACCAGAGACCAGCTCTTGGTCTTGGTCTACGGGcacttttttccttctttttttattttttatttgttatcgTTTTATAAAAGAATAGTGTATAATTACTTTGTACATCTTAAGCTACATAAAGAGGTATTATAACCAAAATATTCTACGCCTCTATGCTCCTCATGATGGgcttttttatcattaatagaCCTTTATATAACTCAAGAAGTATacaaagatataccaataatatttttctttataaaattattcTGGGTCTGGGCTGGCCGCGCAAGAAGAAATAAAGTATAAGGTAGGGCTTCACTAATCACTGTGTTTAAGAACTTCGAATGCTGTGTTCttatgttataataatttatatgctTGAAAACTTATTATGCTGATTTgaaaacataaatattatattgttatattGTTGCGTcgtgttaaattatttatttagaggGTATTTATTAACTAAgatataagatgaaaaatatcatatataaaaagttttttgtatgtatatactttttaatgtgtttgttaaacttatttaattttttttaaaaaattctcacGTGagtttttatagataaatttatttgtctctcgtaaataaatttatataatattttatagataAGTCTAAATTATACGTGTACCCTTTTAtaggataattaatgtcatttaatatatttttaaattttaaatttctctctctttctctatatatattttattatctaatacaaatttattttattgattttctaaattatttaatttaattttatatttaataagaatattttaataaaaaacttTTATCTCGATACTTAttgtatatatttaacaaacatataaaaaaatatataattctcaatgaattttaaaaaatttaacaaataatctgataaaaattttaaaatacttccaatcttatcttaatcGTTTAATATCTTGATTCAAAAAACATTCTAACCTTATCTTGGGATTATAGCCCTTATGGTCTCCCGTCGCTCATACTCTCGATTTCGACATATAAAGTAAATTACAAGTGAAAACTTTACTTCACTAAGCAGAGCAAAGAATCGAACCCACTATCGATTGGTACGAATCGCAACTTATCATGACAAAACCACTTGCCCTATGCTCTGAAGGCAACATTCTAACTTTATCTTAATACtcccttatcttgctcattttaataaatactatctTAGAATATACTCTTGGCAAtaatgatttttctatttttatatttctataataattattatttttgtctaaaccaaattattatatttgtgtatttttttttttttaatgagcaATGTACCGAATCTTAATCTAACTACGtgaaattattctatttttacaatatatatatatatattatagattacGTATATATCCAAAATAATATTCAATAACAAAatctaattctttatttaaaacaatattGCTACAACGATAGTTGAATACAATTCTCATCCCAACTAGCCTTaacttgtataaaaaaaattgtcacattAATTAAGCAGCCAACAGCTTAAAAATTGACTTTTTCATCATAAATAAATTGGAATATCAAATGAATCTCACCTCATGAGATCACCACTTAAAAGTATGATGATAATGAAAAGGGTAAATTACCAACAGATTTagaatatttgataaaaattaaaatttattatataatagatatatcagatagataaaattcaaaaataaaaaatgataatttatccTAATGAAAATCCATTTGAATAACATCGATTCATGCAACCATATACATAAAAGTTAAGGATCAATCAATGTGATGAATATCATGTGAGCAGAGCCAAC is a window of Diospyros lotus cultivar Yz01 chromosome 10, ASM1463336v1, whole genome shotgun sequence DNA encoding:
- the LOC127810850 gene encoding uncharacterized protein LOC127810850 codes for the protein MKASSSKHIEASLPEDIALKIVSSLPVLDVCSLGSCSRFWRELCGSDSVWAFLCKDRWPALKDSSASEIKAHELHPQIDSLKGWKGLYISKHNEMAARSTIVVNFVKQCSPTESIEVGHYLAAIEILWSMQFGFKDVQMFLLKPNLDVLLNLVGLHYCINWLEVPAECLIEALNSCKIEGRKVRVQWWKLGRWSYGFRLQDETHSRNISLEDFAMAKEEEVLGVLRRGAIYEVRRVQISVAKPTRTLWSCQTSQAPT